Genomic window (Christensenellaceae bacterium):
AGAAGCCGAGTATGTTTTTACGTTTTATTAAACAGTTTAAAGACATTATGATAATCATTTTGGTGGCTGCGGCTGTAGTATCGTTGTTTGTAGGCCTTTTCAGTGCCCACGGTGATATGACGGAGGTCATTGACGCCATAATTATTATTATTATAGTTTTGATAAATGCCTTTATGGGGCTTGTTCAGGAAATGAAGGCCGAAAACGCTATGGAGTCGCTTAAAAAGATGAGCGAGCCTACCGCCAGAGTAATAAGAGGTGGCAAGAGAATGAGTATTCCTACCCATGAGATAGTTGTAGGAGATACAATAGTCCTTGAGGCTGGCGACATAGTTCCTGCGGACATACTCCTGACTGAAATTGCAAGTTTGCGATGCTCCGAAGCTGCCCTTACGGGTGAGAGCGGAGCTGCTCGTAAAGAAGCGGGAGTAGTTCTTCCCAAAAAGACCCCTATCGGCGACAGGCGTAATATGTGCTTTAGCGGAAGCACGGTGGCGTATGGCCGGGGTGTGGGTATTGCAGTGGCTACTGGCGTTGAGGCCGAGATAGGAAAGATTGCAACTATGCTTGGCAGCAAAGAGACCGACAAAACTCCGCTTGAAAAAAGTCTTGTAAAGCTTGGCGGAATAATCACAATATCAGTGCTTGCTATCGCTGCTGTAATTTTTGCGGTGGATATATTTGTAAAACCCGGCGAGCCGCTCAATGCCTTTTTGACGGCGGTAGCCCTTGCCGTTGCGGCAATCCCTGAAAGCTTGCCTGCAGTAGTGACCATAATATTGTCACTTGGAGTAATGAGGCTTGCTAAAAAGAATGTTATAATCAAAAGACTGCACGCAGTCGAAACGCTGGGGTGCTGCGACGTGATATGTTCTGACAAAACCGGCACAATCACTCAAAACAAAATGACAGTGCGTGAAGTGTATCTGGACGGCAGGCTTATTGTTACCGAAGAGTTTGACCCTCAGGTACCCAACTCCATAAACCTTCTTAAATGTATGACGCTTTGCAACGACAGCCACAAGCATGATGAGGTTTATTTGGGTGACCCCACTGAAACGGCTCTTGCGGAGTTTGCCGAAAAGTTTGACTATAAAAAACGCGGACTTGAAATGAAGCATAAGCGCTTGGGAGAAATTCCGTTTGATAGTCAGCGAAAGCTTATGTCAACAGCCAACATTGACGGCGAAAGAGTGGTAGTGTATACCAAAGGTGCCGCCGACGAAATCTTGAAACGCGTAACGCATATTATAATAAACGGCACCAGACGAAAAATAACTGATGAAGACAAGCAGGTTATAATGAATATAGCAAGCACCATGGGGCACAAGGCTCTGCGAGTTTTGGGTTATGCCATAAGCGATTTTAGCGGTGTGTCTGCTCAACACATTGAGGCAGGTGACATTGCAGAAAAGAACCTGACATTTGTGGGGCTCAGCGGCATGATGGACCCGCCAAGAGCAGAGGTTGAGGAGGCAATCAAGAAATGTAAAACTGCCGGAATGAAAGCTGTTATGATAACAGGCGACCATATGGACACAGCCTATGCCATTGCAAAAGAGCTGAAAATGATAAAATCGAGAGAAGAGGTAATTGAAGGAGCATATCTGGATAAATTCAATGACGAAGAGCTTAAAGTGGAAATTGTCAGGTTTTCGGTTTTTGCAAGAGTGAGCCCTGAGCATAAGGTGCGAATAGTAAGAGCTTTGAGGGCAAACGGAAAGGTTGTAGCTATGACGGGTGACGGAGTAAACGACGCGCCGAGCATAAAATCTGCACATATAGGCATCGGTATGGGCATAACCGGCACCGAAGTGACCAAGGAAGTGGCAGATATGGTTTTGACCGACGACAACTTTGCAACTATTGTTGTGGGAGTTGAAGAGGGCCGAAAGATATTCAGTAATATACAAAAAACCATACAGTTCTTGTTAAGTTGTAACATTGCTGAAGTTTTGGTCTTATTCTCCTTGACACTTGCTTATCCCGAACTTACCGTACTTCTGCCCATACAGATTTTGTTTATAAACCTTGTTACCGATACGCTGCCGGCAGTGGCC
Coding sequences:
- a CDS encoding calcium-translocating P-type ATPase, PMCA-type produces the protein MPDFHNKKVEEVYSELGATEEGLSDEEAKIRLKKYGENKLPEIKKPSMFLRFIKQFKDIMIIILVAAAVVSLFVGLFSAHGDMTEVIDAIIIIIIVLINAFMGLVQEMKAENAMESLKKMSEPTARVIRGGKRMSIPTHEIVVGDTIVLEAGDIVPADILLTEIASLRCSEAALTGESGAARKEAGVVLPKKTPIGDRRNMCFSGSTVAYGRGVGIAVATGVEAEIGKIATMLGSKETDKTPLEKSLVKLGGIITISVLAIAAVIFAVDIFVKPGEPLNAFLTAVALAVAAIPESLPAVVTIILSLGVMRLAKKNVIIKRLHAVETLGCCDVICSDKTGTITQNKMTVREVYLDGRLIVTEEFDPQVPNSINLLKCMTLCNDSHKHDEVYLGDPTETALAEFAEKFDYKKRGLEMKHKRLGEIPFDSQRKLMSTANIDGERVVVYTKGAADEILKRVTHIIINGTRRKITDEDKQVIMNIASTMGHKALRVLGYAISDFSGVSAQHIEAGDIAEKNLTFVGLSGMMDPPRAEVEEAIKKCKTAGMKAVMITGDHMDTAYAIAKELKMIKSREEVIEGAYLDKFNDEELKVEIVRFSVFARVSPEHKVRIVRALRANGKVVAMTGDGVNDAPSIKSAHIGIGMGITGTEVTKEVADMVLTDDNFATIVVGVEEGRKIFSNIQKTIQFLLSCNIAEVLVLFSLTLAYPELTVLLPIQILFINLVTDTLPAVALGMENAERNVMMRPPRRSSASIIGGRIGVNILYQGIFEAIIVVGAFMAGLYMFNSDVIAATMVFISLNLIQILHMFNVRTTGSVFKSNPFKNKMFWIAFIIGLALIAVVCFVPFMSYLFQVAELSLMQWIVTIVMSLMIIPVCEIVKFFQKLSDKRKAKEQFGAE